The following coding sequences lie in one Azospirillum humicireducens genomic window:
- a CDS encoding SRPBCC family protein codes for MASNSLTGQGRWPQSDSLRSGFGLIGSADTATGGRWLAMAGGTALGVLGLRRSGWGGAMLALGGAGLFAAGALGLRPFGGRALRAAPDPGGWRSHDLASRRRSLTPERTQAVVTIASEPGTVFRFWRNFANLPKLMPQLERVDVLSATESRWIAISGGKPGSEAVNWRCVLDRVDEDRLLTWHTVGETALPHRASLMLTPAPGDRGTEVRLTLVYRIPATEVAARLGVTPEAQAEEALRRLKQRVETGELATIDRQPRGSGSGNGAGNGTFREAME; via the coding sequence ATGGCGTCGAACAGTTTGACCGGTCAGGGGCGTTGGCCACAGTCGGACTCCCTGCGGTCGGGCTTCGGCCTGATCGGGTCGGCCGATACCGCGACCGGAGGCCGCTGGCTGGCGATGGCGGGCGGCACCGCGCTTGGCGTGCTGGGACTCAGGCGGTCGGGATGGGGCGGGGCGATGCTGGCGCTTGGCGGGGCCGGCCTGTTCGCTGCCGGCGCCCTGGGCCTGCGGCCCTTTGGCGGCCGGGCCTTGCGCGCTGCTCCCGATCCCGGCGGCTGGCGCAGTCATGATTTGGCATCGCGCCGCCGGTCGCTGACGCCGGAACGCACCCAGGCGGTCGTGACCATCGCATCCGAACCGGGAACGGTGTTCCGCTTCTGGCGCAATTTCGCCAACCTGCCGAAGCTGATGCCACAGTTGGAGCGGGTCGACGTGCTGTCTGCCACCGAAAGCCGATGGATCGCCATATCCGGCGGGAAGCCGGGCAGTGAAGCGGTGAACTGGCGTTGCGTGCTCGACCGCGTCGACGAGGACCGGCTGCTGACCTGGCATACGGTGGGTGAGACGGCGCTGCCGCACCGAGCCTCGCTGATGCTGACCCCGGCGCCGGGCGACCGTGGGACGGAGGTGCGGCTGACGCTGGTCTATCGCATTCCGGCCACGGAGGTCGCCGCGCGTCTCGGCGTCACTCCGGAAGCCCAGGCCGAGGAGGCTCTGCGCCGGCTGAAGCAGCGGGTCGAGACGGGCGAGCTGGCCACCATCGACCGCCAGCCCCGCGGAAGCGGGAGTGGGAATGGAGCGGGCAACGGCACCTTCCGGGAGGCGATGGAATGA
- a CDS encoding zinc-dependent alcohol dehydrogenase — protein sequence MKALCWNGTNDLRVERVPDPVLVNPHDVIVRVALSSVCGSDLHLIDGYVPTMRPGDIIGHEFLGEIVEKGPEVRYLNRGDRVITISVIGCGHCGHCRHGESSLCDNSNPNPDYARTAYGHCGAGIFGYSHAFGGYAGSHAEYVRVPYADFNAVRVPDGVSDEKALFVSDAVPTGYMAADMAGIEPGDVVAVWGCGGVGQMAIRSAYLLGAERVIGIDRFPDRLRAAQMKAGAETLDYSRVDIFDALQAMTGGRGPDVCIDAVGMEADSASNPVEDLYDRARQAVGLQTDRPAVLRQMIESCRKGGTLSIVGVYGGLIDRFPMGAAMNKGLTFRMGQQNGQRYAERLFEHIRKGELDPSYLLTHRMPLEEGPQGYRMFKEKTGDCLRVVFAPQG from the coding sequence ATGAAGGCGCTCTGCTGGAACGGAACCAACGACCTGCGGGTGGAGCGCGTGCCCGACCCGGTGCTGGTCAATCCGCATGACGTGATCGTTAGGGTGGCGCTGTCGTCGGTCTGCGGATCCGATCTGCATCTGATCGACGGCTATGTGCCCACCATGCGGCCCGGCGACATCATTGGCCACGAATTCCTGGGCGAGATCGTCGAGAAGGGGCCGGAGGTCCGCTATCTCAACCGCGGCGACCGGGTCATCACCATTTCGGTGATCGGCTGCGGCCATTGCGGCCATTGCCGGCATGGCGAAAGCTCGCTGTGCGACAACTCCAACCCCAACCCGGACTATGCCCGCACCGCCTATGGCCATTGCGGCGCCGGCATCTTCGGCTACAGCCACGCCTTCGGCGGCTATGCCGGCAGCCATGCCGAGTATGTTCGGGTTCCCTACGCCGACTTCAACGCCGTCCGCGTTCCGGATGGGGTGAGCGACGAGAAGGCGCTGTTCGTGTCCGATGCGGTGCCGACCGGCTACATGGCCGCCGACATGGCCGGCATCGAGCCGGGCGATGTGGTGGCGGTATGGGGCTGCGGCGGCGTCGGCCAGATGGCGATCCGCAGCGCCTATCTGCTGGGGGCGGAGCGGGTGATCGGCATCGACCGCTTCCCCGACCGGCTGCGCGCCGCCCAGATGAAGGCGGGGGCGGAGACGCTGGACTACAGCCGCGTCGACATCTTCGACGCGCTGCAGGCGATGACCGGCGGGCGCGGTCCGGATGTCTGCATCGACGCCGTCGGGATGGAGGCCGACAGTGCGTCCAATCCGGTGGAGGATCTGTACGACCGGGCCAGGCAGGCGGTTGGGTTGCAGACCGACCGGCCCGCGGTGCTGCGCCAGATGATCGAGAGCTGCCGCAAGGGCGGCACCCTGTCGATCGTCGGTGTCTATGGCGGGCTGATCGACAGGTTTCCGATGGGGGCGGCGATGAACAAGGGCCTGACCTTCCGTATGGGCCAGCAGAACGGCCAGCGCTATGCCGAGCGCCTGTTCGAACATATCCGCAAGGGCGAGCTGGACCCGTCATATCTGCTGACTCACCGGATGCCGCTGGAGGAAGGGCCGCAAGGCTACCGCATGTTCAAGGAGAAGACCGGCGACTGCCTGCGCGTCGTCTTCGCCCCGCAAGGCTGA
- the treZ gene encoding malto-oligosyltrehalose trehalohydrolase translates to MTLSAAVPPAEQPGATAERRCPVGVELLPTGAHARVWAPNAKRVELVVEPDGRATVLDGEGNGYFSGTVAGLEAGGLYRFRLDGGGTLYPDPMSRFQPGGPHGPSQLVDPHRFAWTDREWRGRSIGGQVIYEMHIGTFTPEGRWDAALRELPALADLGVTVLELMPVSEFPGRFGWGYDGVNLFAPTRLYGDPDAMRRFVDEAHRLGLAVILDVVYNHFGPDGNYLKCFADDYFTDRYKNEWGESINFDGPNSAPVREFFLSNAAFWIEEYHLDGLRLDATQSIFDSGEPHILTEISRTVRKAAGDRAAILVGENEPQHASMVKPADEGGCGLCALWNDDFHHSAMVALTGRREAYYTDYRGTPQELVSAMKYGFLYQGQWYRWQGKRRGMPAFGLSRSAFVTFLQNHDQIANSARGLRLHALTSPGRLRAMTALMLLGPGTPMLFQGQEFAAGTPFLYFADHKPELAGLVETGRAEFLAQFPSIASSPMRNGLPKPQAEESFTRCKLDHAERETNAHVWALHRDLLRLRRQDHVFAAQRVGGLDGAVLAEEAFVLRIFGEEEGDDRLLLLNLGRDLSLRVLAEPLLAPPRDGAWTVLWSSEEPLYGGCGTAPVEQPCGAWRLPGQAALVLGPAGDFPTKSDGTGGNTTPIIVVSKGSETESRS, encoded by the coding sequence GTGACATTATCCGCCGCCGTTCCACCGGCCGAACAGCCTGGTGCAACCGCCGAACGCCGCTGTCCCGTCGGGGTCGAACTGCTGCCCACCGGTGCGCACGCACGGGTCTGGGCACCCAACGCGAAGCGGGTCGAACTGGTGGTCGAGCCGGACGGACGGGCCACCGTGCTGGATGGCGAGGGGAACGGCTATTTCTCCGGCACCGTGGCGGGGCTGGAGGCCGGCGGGCTCTACCGGTTCCGGCTGGACGGCGGCGGGACGCTCTATCCCGACCCGATGTCGCGCTTTCAGCCCGGCGGGCCGCATGGTCCCTCGCAGCTGGTCGATCCGCACCGCTTCGCCTGGACCGACCGGGAGTGGCGCGGCCGGTCCATCGGGGGCCAGGTGATCTACGAGATGCACATCGGTACCTTCACACCGGAAGGCAGGTGGGATGCGGCGTTGCGGGAACTGCCGGCGCTGGCCGACCTCGGCGTCACGGTTCTGGAACTGATGCCGGTGTCGGAGTTTCCCGGCCGCTTCGGCTGGGGCTATGACGGGGTGAACCTGTTCGCGCCGACCCGGCTCTATGGCGATCCCGACGCCATGCGCCGCTTCGTGGACGAGGCGCACCGGCTGGGGCTCGCCGTCATCCTCGACGTCGTCTACAACCACTTCGGTCCGGACGGCAATTACCTGAAATGCTTCGCCGACGACTATTTCACCGACCGTTACAAGAATGAGTGGGGCGAGTCGATCAACTTCGACGGTCCCAATTCCGCACCGGTGCGGGAGTTCTTCCTGTCGAACGCCGCCTTCTGGATCGAAGAATATCACTTGGACGGGCTGCGGCTGGACGCGACCCAATCGATCTTCGACAGCGGTGAACCGCATATCCTGACGGAGATCTCCCGCACCGTGCGCAAGGCCGCCGGTGACCGCGCCGCCATCCTGGTGGGGGAGAACGAGCCGCAGCATGCCAGCATGGTGAAGCCGGCGGACGAGGGAGGCTGCGGGCTCTGCGCCCTCTGGAACGACGATTTCCATCATTCGGCCATGGTGGCGCTGACCGGCCGGAGGGAGGCCTACTACACCGATTATCGCGGCACGCCGCAGGAATTGGTGTCGGCGATGAAGTACGGCTTCCTCTACCAGGGGCAGTGGTATCGTTGGCAGGGAAAGCGCCGCGGTATGCCCGCATTCGGGCTTTCCCGGTCGGCTTTTGTCACCTTCCTGCAGAACCATGACCAGATCGCCAACTCCGCCCGTGGGCTGCGCCTGCACGCGCTCACCTCGCCGGGCCGGCTGCGTGCGATGACGGCGCTCATGCTGCTGGGCCCCGGCACGCCGATGCTGTTTCAGGGGCAGGAGTTCGCGGCCGGCACGCCTTTCCTCTATTTTGCCGACCACAAGCCGGAACTGGCCGGTCTGGTGGAAACGGGCAGGGCGGAGTTCCTGGCCCAGTTTCCCAGCATCGCTTCCTCGCCGATGCGCAACGGGCTGCCCAAGCCGCAAGCGGAGGAGAGCTTCACCCGTTGCAAGTTGGACCATGCGGAGCGGGAGACGAATGCCCATGTCTGGGCGCTGCACCGCGACCTTCTGCGCCTGCGCCGGCAGGATCATGTCTTCGCCGCCCAGCGTGTCGGCGGCCTGGACGGAGCCGTTCTGGCGGAGGAGGCCTTCGTCCTGCGCATCTTCGGCGAGGAGGAGGGCGACGACCGGCTTCTGTTGCTCAATCTGGGGCGCGACCTGAGCCTGAGGGTTCTGGCGGAGCCGCTGCTCGCGCCGCCGCGGGACGGCGCCTGGACGGTTTTGTGGTCGAGCGAGGAGCCGCTCTATGGCGGCTGCGGCACGGCGCCGGTCGAACAGCCATGCGGCGCGTGGCGGTTGCCGGGACAAGCCGCCCTGGTGTTGGGCCCGGCTGGTGACTTTCCGACGAAAAGCGACGGCACCGGGGGCAACACGACCCCCATCATCGTGGTTTCCAAAGGGTCGGAAACCGAAAGCAGATCGTAG
- a CDS encoding amylo-alpha-1,6-glucosidase, giving the protein MVDFVRTLSHDVLATGPDSTGTREWLVANGLGGYASGAISGAVTRRYHGLLIAALPAPLGRVLMLSQLSDVVVDADGHEYWLSSREANGDPREDGQTAALQEFRMEAGLPVWRFRAGGAVIEKQVVLPHGQNIVHVTYRVLEAKTPVQLRLRPVLAFRRLESAVDQPLAGAYRIAAAGQRYEVSAGPDLPVLRMAIEGGDFPMTLDGGVRREVYYRVEEERGYQARGTLWTPGYFSGEVGAGQSITFAAATEEWWRLEALPPTDVLGFETERRRRIIQNAHPSLRHGAMAELVLSADSFLFVPAGRVADQMRARAEGEEVRTVIAGYHWFTDWGRDTMIALEGLTLATGRHMEAGWILHTFGHYIRDGLIPNMFPDGKDRGLYHTADATLWFFHALHRYLGVTGDRDTLRLLLPKLREVIDFHRRGTRFGIGVDPKDGLLRQGQEGYQLTWMDAKVDDWVVTPRRGKAVEINALWHNALRLMAGWLREEDGEAAARPLDDLADQARASFNARFWCPSAGHLFDVVDGEHGDDIACRPNQIFAVSLDHPVLERERWEPVVETVRKSLLTPVGLRSLAPGCRDYKAKYFGDLRARDAAYHQGTVWGWLIGPYVDAWLKLHPQDKKSARQLLEGFLPHLDEGGIGTISEIFDAEPPFTPRGCISQAWSVAEVLRCWVKTDG; this is encoded by the coding sequence ATGGTTGATTTCGTTCGCACCCTGTCACACGACGTGCTGGCCACCGGTCCCGACAGTACGGGAACCCGGGAATGGCTCGTCGCAAACGGACTCGGCGGCTATGCCTCGGGCGCCATATCAGGGGCGGTGACCAGGCGGTACCACGGGCTTCTGATCGCGGCGCTGCCGGCTCCGTTGGGCCGGGTGCTGATGTTGAGTCAGCTGAGCGATGTCGTCGTCGATGCCGACGGGCACGAATACTGGCTGAGCAGCCGCGAGGCGAACGGCGACCCGCGGGAGGATGGGCAGACCGCCGCCTTGCAGGAATTCCGCATGGAGGCGGGACTTCCCGTCTGGCGTTTCCGGGCCGGTGGCGCGGTGATCGAGAAGCAGGTCGTTCTGCCGCATGGCCAGAACATCGTCCATGTCACCTACCGCGTGCTGGAGGCGAAGACGCCGGTCCAGTTGCGGCTGCGGCCGGTGCTGGCATTCCGCAGGTTGGAATCGGCGGTGGACCAGCCCTTGGCCGGAGCCTATCGCATCGCCGCGGCGGGCCAGCGCTATGAGGTCTCGGCCGGTCCCGACCTGCCGGTTCTGCGCATGGCGATCGAGGGCGGCGATTTCCCGATGACGCTCGACGGCGGCGTTCGGCGCGAGGTCTATTACCGGGTCGAGGAAGAGCGCGGCTACCAAGCCCGAGGAACCCTGTGGACGCCCGGCTATTTCAGCGGCGAGGTCGGGGCCGGACAGAGCATCACCTTCGCAGCCGCGACCGAGGAGTGGTGGCGGCTGGAGGCCCTTCCGCCGACCGACGTGCTGGGGTTCGAGACCGAACGCCGCCGCCGCATCATCCAGAACGCCCATCCCAGCCTGCGGCACGGTGCGATGGCGGAACTGGTGCTGTCCGCCGACAGCTTCCTGTTCGTGCCGGCCGGCCGTGTCGCCGATCAGATGCGGGCGCGGGCGGAGGGGGAAGAGGTTCGGACGGTGATCGCCGGCTACCACTGGTTCACCGACTGGGGCCGCGACACCATGATCGCGCTGGAAGGGCTGACGCTGGCCACCGGCCGACACATGGAGGCGGGGTGGATCCTGCACACCTTCGGTCATTACATCCGCGACGGACTGATCCCCAACATGTTCCCCGACGGCAAGGACCGCGGGCTGTACCACACCGCCGACGCCACCCTGTGGTTCTTCCACGCGCTGCACCGCTATCTGGGCGTCACCGGCGACCGCGACACGCTGCGCCTGCTGCTGCCCAAGCTGCGCGAGGTGATCGATTTCCATCGTCGTGGCACCCGCTTCGGCATCGGCGTCGATCCCAAGGATGGACTGCTGCGCCAGGGGCAGGAGGGCTACCAGCTGACCTGGATGGACGCCAAGGTGGACGACTGGGTGGTCACGCCGCGCCGGGGCAAGGCGGTGGAGATCAACGCGCTGTGGCACAACGCGCTCCGCCTGATGGCCGGCTGGCTGCGCGAGGAGGACGGCGAAGCCGCCGCCCGCCCGCTGGACGACCTGGCCGACCAGGCGCGTGCCTCCTTCAATGCGCGGTTCTGGTGTCCGTCGGCAGGACACCTGTTCGATGTGGTGGATGGCGAGCATGGCGACGACATCGCCTGCCGTCCCAACCAGATCTTCGCCGTCTCGCTCGACCATCCGGTGCTGGAGCGCGAGCGGTGGGAGCCGGTGGTGGAGACGGTGCGCAAGAGCCTGCTGACGCCGGTCGGGCTGCGGTCGCTGGCGCCTGGTTGCCGCGACTACAAGGCGAAGTATTTCGGCGACCTGCGGGCGCGCGACGCCGCCTATCACCAGGGCACCGTCTGGGGCTGGCTGATCGGCCCCTATGTCGATGCGTGGCTGAAGCTGCACCCGCAGGACAAGAAGAGCGCACGCCAACTGTTGGAAGGCTTCCTTCCCCATTTGGACGAGGGCGGCATCGGAACCATCAGTGAGATCTTCGACGCCGAGCCGCCCTTCACCCCGCGTGGGTGCATATCCCAGGCCTGGAGCGTGGCTGAGGTGCTGCGCTGCTGGGTGAAGACCGACGGATAG
- a CDS encoding polysaccharide deacetylase family protein, which produces MLRIFWPNAVSIASPVGVADAVRRLGAASAAGLRTGRSAGGLLSAALLACVLGLPALPVAAAPDTRPQRPPPAKAEAEKPSAAPATTEGKPATGPVLQLGIYSRDGDAWWSWKSLQQRQPALAADLTATVMLLDGKSEAGGVALYAQLANGADPKALCRRIVGAGFGCLVVDRPPVAATPAQVEPLPAATAKTAPAKAAPDAKAPVTAMITAPAGAASEPPKAPTVAMAQPAAAAVQATPQPGAKVEAPSGTTTSVLAPIGSAAAAPMAPAPASITAAIPPAEGLIIYNEEDARTMADIEQNSRRKGRLRSVMPDSRYDVMPATLKKENWNLCALTFDDGPHRTVTRQVLDILNREGVRATYFPVGRIAERQGELIRDFVAGGHEIGNHSLTHSDLRKMDATAARYEIAETNRILREFGANPVLFRPPYGRYSDELLTVAREERMGSVLWSVDTRDWQVRNADKIVSQIKLGGMPGNVFLMHSTYPSTAQALPRVIAELRGKGCEFVTLSEWLDRARNLALPKIVNAGMPVPATVPPADRQ; this is translated from the coding sequence ATGTTGCGCATCTTCTGGCCGAACGCCGTCTCCATCGCCTCCCCCGTCGGGGTCGCCGACGCCGTCCGCAGGCTTGGCGCCGCCTCGGCCGCCGGGCTCCGGACCGGCCGTTCCGCCGGTGGCCTTCTGAGCGCCGCGCTGCTGGCCTGCGTTCTCGGTCTTCCGGCCCTGCCCGTCGCCGCCGCACCCGACACCCGTCCCCAGCGCCCGCCCCCTGCCAAGGCGGAAGCGGAGAAGCCCAGCGCCGCGCCCGCGACGACGGAAGGCAAGCCGGCAACCGGGCCGGTCCTGCAACTCGGCATCTATTCCCGCGATGGCGACGCATGGTGGAGCTGGAAGAGCCTGCAGCAGCGCCAGCCCGCCTTGGCCGCGGACCTGACCGCAACCGTCATGCTGCTGGACGGCAAGAGCGAGGCGGGAGGCGTGGCGCTCTACGCCCAGTTGGCCAACGGAGCCGATCCCAAGGCGCTGTGCCGCCGCATCGTCGGTGCCGGTTTCGGTTGCCTCGTCGTCGACCGTCCGCCGGTCGCGGCAACGCCCGCCCAGGTAGAGCCCCTTCCGGCAGCGACCGCCAAGACCGCTCCGGCCAAGGCTGCACCCGACGCCAAGGCTCCCGTCACCGCCATGATCACCGCACCGGCAGGTGCGGCATCCGAACCGCCCAAGGCACCGACCGTCGCCATGGCGCAGCCAGCCGCGGCAGCCGTCCAGGCGACGCCGCAGCCCGGAGCCAAGGTGGAAGCGCCATCCGGAACGACGACCTCCGTCTTGGCGCCGATCGGTTCGGCCGCCGCAGCGCCGATGGCGCCGGCGCCGGCGTCCATCACTGCCGCCATCCCTCCCGCCGAAGGGCTGATCATCTACAACGAGGAAGACGCACGCACGATGGCGGACATCGAGCAGAACAGCCGCCGCAAGGGCCGGCTGCGCTCGGTGATGCCCGACTCCCGCTATGATGTGATGCCGGCAACGCTGAAGAAGGAAAACTGGAACCTCTGTGCCCTGACCTTCGATGATGGGCCGCACCGCACCGTCACGCGGCAGGTTCTGGACATCCTGAACCGGGAGGGGGTGCGGGCCACCTATTTTCCGGTCGGCCGCATTGCCGAACGCCAGGGCGAGCTGATCCGGGACTTCGTCGCCGGCGGGCACGAGATCGGCAACCACAGCCTGACCCACTCCGACCTGCGCAAGATGGACGCAACCGCCGCGCGGTACGAGATTGCCGAGACCAACCGCATCCTGCGGGAGTTCGGCGCCAACCCGGTGCTGTTCCGCCCGCCATACGGCCGCTATTCCGACGAGCTTCTGACCGTTGCGCGCGAGGAGCGCATGGGATCGGTCCTGTGGTCGGTCGATACGCGCGACTGGCAGGTGCGCAACGCCGACAAGATCGTCAGCCAGATCAAGCTGGGCGGCATGCCGGGCAACGTCTTCCTGATGCACTCGACCTATCCCAGCACCGCGCAGGCTCTCCCCCGCGTGATCGCGGAACTGCGGGGCAAGGGCTGCGAGTTCGTCACTCTGTCGGAGTGGCTGGATCGGGCCCGCAACCTGGCTCTGCCGAAGATCGTCAACGCCGGAATGCCGGTGCCGGCCACCGTTCCCCCGGCCGACCGTCAGTAA
- a CDS encoding DUF2934 domain-containing protein: MAEDLESRIRQRAHEIWEREGRPEGRADANWELASEEIAIQENYRDTLKPNPVGGPEATAMRTEPVEPVLAVANQGEQPGLADQGEEFGLPMRGDREIRPMPEDAASAAVPPNRSRKTRRRA; the protein is encoded by the coding sequence ATGGCCGAGGACTTGGAAAGCCGAATCCGTCAGCGCGCGCATGAGATTTGGGAACGTGAAGGCCGGCCGGAGGGGCGCGCCGATGCCAATTGGGAACTGGCCAGCGAAGAGATTGCGATCCAGGAGAATTACCGGGATACGCTGAAGCCCAACCCGGTCGGCGGCCCGGAAGCAACCGCAATGCGGACCGAGCCGGTTGAGCCGGTTCTGGCCGTCGCCAACCAGGGCGAACAGCCGGGGCTGGCCGATCAAGGTGAGGAGTTCGGCCTGCCCATGCGCGGCGACCGCGAGATCCGGCCCATGCCGGAGGACGCCGCCTCCGCCGCGGTTCCGCCCAATCGCAGCAGGAAGACCCGCCGCCGCGCCTGA
- a CDS encoding L,D-transpeptidase family protein — protein sequence MTVSADRRKPCTLAVLAMAAASVLALLGPAPADALPYRDTLTQWADRLDGAAAELDRTPTQPSTRIGEGATIKQGSRGERVARLSQRLVELGLLPADKLSDHFTADIDQAVKAFQLSQRMKPDGLVGAGTLAALDRTPAEAAGLMRQSAAAMRNFRDTAPDDVLVVNLTDQTTTLVRGGEEELTMRAIVGRPSRETPLLTDRITHIIVNPTWTVPPTILKEDKLPMLRAKGVPGIQNAIVYLDGQEVAPETVDWYGVSPGRVRIVQQPGNHNALGRFRFNLTNPHDIYLHGTNEPRLFSRELRSISSGCVRLEDPRRLAELLLQGTTVTPARIDRMLERMQPQWVKLATPMPVQFVYWIATVEADGAVRLHPDIYDRLDDAPATASVPSSASDPAVPTIAPAAAPASAPAPQPAGSGRTAVPMNKSGTAEGGAAAVEKSPA from the coding sequence ATGACCGTATCCGCCGACCGCCGCAAGCCCTGCACGCTGGCCGTCCTGGCCATGGCCGCCGCATCGGTGCTGGCGCTGCTCGGCCCTGCACCGGCCGACGCCCTGCCCTATCGCGACACGCTGACCCAATGGGCCGACCGGCTGGACGGCGCCGCGGCGGAACTGGACCGCACGCCCACGCAGCCGTCCACCCGGATCGGCGAAGGTGCGACGATCAAGCAGGGAAGCCGCGGGGAACGGGTCGCCCGGCTGTCGCAGCGGCTGGTGGAACTCGGCCTGCTGCCGGCCGACAAGCTGTCCGACCATTTCACGGCCGATATCGATCAGGCGGTGAAGGCCTTCCAGCTTTCGCAGCGGATGAAGCCGGATGGGCTGGTCGGTGCCGGCACCCTCGCCGCGCTGGATCGCACGCCGGCCGAAGCGGCCGGCCTGATGCGGCAGAGCGCCGCGGCAATGCGCAATTTCCGCGACACCGCGCCGGACGATGTGCTGGTGGTGAACCTGACCGACCAGACCACCACCCTGGTCCGCGGCGGGGAGGAGGAGCTGACGATGCGCGCCATCGTCGGCCGGCCGTCGCGCGAGACGCCGCTGCTGACCGATCGCATCACACACATCATCGTCAACCCGACCTGGACCGTGCCGCCCACCATCCTCAAGGAGGACAAGCTGCCGATGCTGCGGGCCAAGGGGGTTCCCGGCATCCAGAACGCCATCGTCTATCTTGATGGACAGGAGGTGGCTCCGGAGACTGTCGACTGGTACGGCGTCAGCCCCGGACGGGTCCGCATCGTCCAGCAGCCGGGCAACCACAACGCCCTGGGCCGCTTCCGCTTCAACCTGACCAATCCCCACGACATCTATCTGCACGGCACCAACGAGCCGCGCCTGTTCTCGCGGGAGCTTCGCTCGATCAGCTCCGGCTGCGTCCGGCTGGAAGACCCGCGCCGCTTGGCCGAACTGCTGCTGCAGGGCACCACGGTCACGCCCGCGCGGATCGACCGCATGCTGGAGAGAATGCAGCCGCAATGGGTGAAGCTGGCGACGCCCATGCCGGTCCAGTTCGTCTACTGGATCGCGACGGTCGAGGCGGACGGAGCCGTCCGCCTGCATCCGGACATCTACGACCGGCTGGACGACGCGCCGGCCACCGCGTCGGTCCCCTCGTCCGCATCCGACCCGGCGGTCCCGACCATCGCACCGGCGGCGGCACCCGCGTCCGCACCGGCACCCCAGCCGGCCGGCTCCGGCCGCACCGCCGTTCCGATGAACAAGTCCGGAACCGCCGAAGGTGGCGCGGCTGCGGTCGAGAAGTCCCCGGCCTGA
- a CDS encoding DUF882 domain-containing protein has product MLLGDDERVAPAMGRRGFLGFAAAAVSAAVPVASGLASSVAARVVTGGVVTGVTAAPVLLGAGSADAAPLAGGVRRLSLHNINTNESFDGVYWADGHYKPDALRKLDVLLRDHRAKQVCHYDPRLFDLLARVHQSVGSDDPFEVICGYRSRRTNAMARRRSRGVAKESYHTRGMAIDIRLPDTQLRAISETAKAMQGGGVGFYPRSGFVHLDVGPVRSW; this is encoded by the coding sequence ATGCTTTTGGGGGATGATGAGCGTGTCGCTCCGGCCATGGGGCGGCGCGGGTTCCTGGGTTTTGCCGCCGCGGCGGTGTCTGCGGCCGTTCCTGTCGCATCGGGATTGGCGTCGAGCGTCGCGGCCAGGGTCGTGACCGGTGGCGTGGTGACCGGCGTAACCGCGGCTCCGGTCCTTCTGGGGGCCGGTTCTGCCGACGCTGCGCCTCTGGCGGGCGGTGTCCGGCGCCTCAGCCTTCACAACATCAACACCAACGAGAGCTTCGACGGCGTTTATTGGGCCGACGGCCATTACAAGCCGGATGCGCTGCGCAAGCTCGATGTGCTTCTGCGCGACCACCGCGCCAAGCAGGTCTGCCACTACGACCCGCGGCTGTTCGATCTGCTCGCCCGCGTGCACCAAAGCGTCGGGTCCGACGATCCCTTCGAGGTGATCTGCGGCTACCGGTCCCGCCGGACCAATGCCATGGCGCGCCGCCGGTCGCGCGGGGTGGCGAAGGAAAGCTACCATACCCGCGGCATGGCCATCGACATCCGCCTGCCCGACACGCAGCTGCGCGCCATTTCCGAGACGGCGAAGGCCATGCAGGGGGGCGGAGTCGGCTTCTATCCCCGCAGTGGCTTCGTGCATCTCGACGTCGGCCCCGTCAGGAGCTGGTAA